From one Candidatus Eisenbacteria bacterium genomic stretch:
- a CDS encoding Gfo/Idh/MocA family oxidoreductase — translation MAKRPIRLGVVGTGVVAQVNHLPALKGRRDVEVVAVCDDDVEKARMVAQHFGIARAVGDLETLLRTDEIEAVIIATPNHLHAPMAQAALGYGKHVLCEKPPARNAAEAGQMADAAKRSGKVLMYAMNNRFRSDVTMLRGYLERQELGKIFYVKTGWLRRRSERRGPAWYENKRSSGGGVLMDLGVQMLDLSLWLLGNPQVVSVTATKYVTDPRKDVEDTVAAFLVLDGGASLTLEVSWALLLEKNFPYLNVFGTDGAALLNPFRIHKELNGNLLNVTPPPEPVRNVYKQSYEQELDHFLRCITQGERPMASAEEGRELMRVIDAIYQSAEARREVRLH, via the coding sequence GTGGCCAAGCGTCCCATCCGCCTCGGAGTCGTCGGCACCGGCGTCGTCGCGCAGGTGAACCACCTGCCGGCCCTCAAGGGGCGTCGCGACGTCGAGGTCGTGGCCGTCTGCGACGACGACGTCGAGAAGGCCCGCATGGTGGCCCAGCACTTCGGCATCGCGCGCGCCGTCGGCGATCTCGAGACGCTCCTCCGCACGGACGAGATCGAGGCGGTCATCATCGCCACGCCGAACCACCTGCACGCACCCATGGCCCAGGCGGCGCTCGGCTACGGGAAGCACGTCCTCTGCGAGAAGCCCCCCGCGCGGAACGCCGCCGAGGCGGGGCAGATGGCGGACGCGGCGAAGCGCTCGGGCAAGGTTCTCATGTACGCCATGAACAACCGGTTCCGGAGCGACGTGACCATGCTGCGCGGGTACCTCGAGCGGCAGGAGCTCGGGAAGATCTTCTACGTCAAGACCGGCTGGCTGCGGCGCCGCTCGGAGCGGCGGGGTCCGGCCTGGTACGAGAACAAGCGGTCGAGCGGCGGGGGCGTGCTGATGGACCTCGGCGTTCAGATGCTCGATCTCTCGCTCTGGCTGCTCGGGAATCCCCAGGTGGTCTCCGTCACGGCGACCAAGTACGTGACCGATCCGCGGAAGGACGTCGAGGACACGGTGGCCGCGTTCCTCGTGCTGGACGGAGGCGCGTCCCTGACGCTCGAGGTGAGCTGGGCGCTCCTCCTCGAGAAGAACTTTCCGTACCTGAACGTGTTCGGAACGGATGGGGCGGCGCTCTTGAATCCGTTCCGCATCCACAAGGAGCTGAACGGGAACCTTCTGAACGTGACGCCGCCGCCCGAACCGGTGCGGAACGTGTACAAGCAATCCTACGAGCAGGAGCTCGACCATTTCCTCCGTTGCATCACCCAGGGCGAACGCCCCATGGCCAGCGCCGAAGAAGGACGCGAGCTCATGCGGGTCATCGACGCCATCTACCAGTCCGCCGAGGCCCGCCGCGAAGTTCGGCTTCATTAG